Genomic window (Shewanella psychropiezotolerans):
AGATGCCTTGTTCAACCAGATCTTGCTTATCCTGATCTGTCAGTTCAATGGGTGAAGTCTGAGAAATACGGTCTTCCAAAGTAATGTGGTAGTAATCCACAGTTAAGAAGAAATCACCCGCCGTTAACACACCACCGACTGACAAATTCACCGAGGTTTCAGGCTCTAACGGCTTACCACCTTTCTGTACTGAAATAGGATTAGTCGGCGGCAGAGTCGCCTGATCTTGCAATCCGTTAGGACCAAAGGCTGTAGTCACGTTACGCACATTGTTCTGACCCACAGTCGGCGCACGAAAACCCGTACTCGCCGCGCCGCGAAGGGAGAAATACTCAGTCGCATTCCAGATGGCGCTCAACTTACCATTGGTCGTGCCTCCAAAATCATCATAATTCTCATAACGAATAGCCGCAGTCATCAAGAAATCATCGGTTAACTCTTTCTCAACATCGGCGTAGATACCGATATTACTACGAGTCCAAGATCCGGCATCTTCCGGTTTAAAACCCGGGAAACCGTTGGAGCCGATACCAAAGCCCTGAGCCGCCAGAGGACCAATTTCAAATGATGGCACATCGCCGTTATAGATCTCGAACGTCTCGCGGCGATACTCGGCGCCCCATGCGAAACTCCAGGTATCGACTTCGAAGTAAGTAAAGTCCAGGCTTGCGCCCGTTTCCTGTTGCACGTATTTACCCGGTGAGAAACTGGTCGGCGTATCCGGCCCCAATGAGGCATTGACTGTGTTCTTAATATAGAAATCAGCGGTATTTTCACCATAGGAGAAGGTCCCGTCATAGCCTATGCCATTTTTAAGCTCACCGCGCAGACCCGCCACCAGAGACGAGTCTTCTACGACACCGCCAAAATTAGGCGTGAAGCCACCGGGGAACATCTCCTGAAAAGACCAACACTGATCTTGGGTCATTGCCGCTTCATGAGTGGTACAGTTACCCGACATATCATCGGTAAGATCGCCGATTAATGGGTTGCCATCACCGTCAGCATACACACCTTCACGAGTTTCCGGATTACGAAAATAGAAACCGCCTTCGACATCACGGCGAGCCCAGTTACCGAACATATAGGCATGCTGATCGTCGTTGAGTTCTAACCCCATATTAAAGAAGAACTTAAAGTCTTCCTTAGTTTCTGGAGCCCCCCAAATTTGAGCCGGATTGGCGACAGCTGTGTTACCTGCGGCAATCAAGGCCGCGGCATCATCACGCTGTACGCTGCGGGAAGTCGCATCAGCCTCTTTATATTCGAAGCTTAGGTTAACGAAGCCATCATCGGTCAATGGCAGGCCTATATTACCGGCTATCATAGGTGTGGAACCGTCGCCTTCGTAATACTGACCATAACGGGCCTCAATTGAGCCCCCTTCAGACGCATCTTTTAGCTGAAAGTTGATCACACCTGCAATAGCATCCGAGCCATATTGCGCCGCAGCGCCATCTCTTAAGACTTCGATTTGTTTGAGTGCGATGGCTGGGATAACAGAGATATCAGGTCCCTGTGCACCATCTGATATGCCCGCCCCCTGGAATGCGATCACAGATGCACGGTGACGACGTTTGCCGTTAACCAGTACTAGTGTGTGATCCGGAGCTAGGCCGCGCATGTTGGCAGGACGAACTAAGGTCGAGGCATCGCTGATTGGCTGTACACCGACATTATAGGAAGGAACGACCTTACTCAGCAGGTCATTCATGTCGGTTGCGCCATTCTTGGTTAACTCATCACCATCTATGATATCGATAGGTACCGGAGACTCACCAACAGAACGCGGTGCAGCTCTTGAGCCAACGACAGCCATCCTTTCTACATTTTCTACTTTTACTAATATATCTTGATCCTCTGCTGCTAAAGCTTGTGTGCTGGCAAAGGACCCCGCTAGCGCTATCGAGATAGCTAAGCTCAGTGAGCTTATCCCGAATTTATTATTACTCATGGTCATTATTCTCATTTAATTATTATATTTTCACTGTGAGTCCTTACTTCATATCTCAATAGAAATATCACTCAAATATGAAGTGAAAAAGACATCCACAGTCAGAAACGATAATCATCCCCACTACTTTTCTATAACAAATGAGAAACAATTTCCATTGTTAATTTATTAAAATATAAAGTTGATTTTAATACTTATGCAAAAAAACCGTAGATTAAACGTTATTATCCGCACCTAACTGAATAAAAAATCTAACCTTAATTTTTGGTCTGAATTTAAAACAACAAAAATAGAAACAATTAATCAACAATCCACGCTTAATTCAACCTAGGGCTAGAGCCGAAAATTTTTCCAGATAAAGAATAATACCAATCGGTATAAACCTTCCACATAGCCATCATCATGCTAATTGTTCTATAATGAGACTGGCGATATATCGCGCATTTTAATTTTTATAATACAATGGTTTAAATATGACTAAATATGGCGATGAAATATCCAGTTCTACTCAGCTCAGTATCGATAGTCATGCGGATTTCTTACCGGAAAATAAACTCCTGCTCAATGCGGTGGGGAAGGCATCTACGGATTCGATCTTAAGGGTAATGCCGTGTTCATTAACCCTGCCGCCGAGAGAATGACCGGCTGGATGAATGTGGAATTATTGGGACGTAATATTCATGACTGCCATCACCATAGTCATGCCGATGGCAGTCACTACCCCCAAGAAGATTGCCCTATTTACAATACCTTACATGATGGTATTGCCCGAGAGACGAGTCAGGATGTGTTCTGGCGAAAAGACGGCAGCAGCTTTCCGGTTCACTACACCTCTACCCCTGTCTATAAAGATGGCGAGCTCGTCGGTGTGGTCGCGATATTTCGTGATATTAGTATTCAGAAGCAAACCGAAGACTCTTTGAGGCAAGCCTTAGAGCAAGTTCAGGCCCTATCGGAGAAACTCACCAATGAGAATCACTATCTGCTAGCCGAGCTGGCCGACAGAACCGGAGATGTGGGTATATCCGGAGAGAGCCAGATCATTCAACAAATGATCCGGCAGATAAAACTGGTCGCCAATACCAAGAGTACCGTACTTATCTGTGGTGAAAACGGCACGGGTAAGGAGCTGGTAGCACGCAACCTGCATAGACTCAGTGATCGCAGCGATAAGCCCATGGTGAGTGTTAATTGCGCCGCATTTTCAACGTCACTGCTTGAGAGTGAGCTGTTTGGTCATGAGAAGGGGGCTTTCACTGGTGCCACCAGCCGTCGCAAGGGCCGTTTCGAACTCGCGAATAATGGCACCCTGTTTCTCGATGAAGTCGCCGAATTGAGTCTGGAGGCTCAGTCTAAGTTACTCAGAGTCATACAAGAGCATGAATTTGAGCGGGTCGGCAGCAGTACAAGCATCAAGGTCGACATCAGGCTGGTCGCAGCCACACACCATGATCTACTCAAGCGTGTTGAGTCAGGCTTATTCAGGATGG
Coding sequences:
- a CDS encoding TonB-dependent receptor plug domain-containing protein, producing MTMSNNKFGISSLSLAISIALAGSFASTQALAAEDQDILVKVENVERMAVVGSRAAPRSVGESPVPIDIIDGDELTKNGATDMNDLLSKVVPSYNVGVQPISDASTLVRPANMRGLAPDHTLVLVNGKRRHRASVIAFQGAGISDGAQGPDISVIPAIALKQIEVLRDGAAAQYGSDAIAGVINFQLKDASEGGSIEARYGQYYEGDGSTPMIAGNIGLPLTDDGFVNLSFEYKEADATSRSVQRDDAAALIAAGNTAVANPAQIWGAPETKEDFKFFFNMGLELNDDQHAYMFGNWARRDVEGGFYFRNPETREGVYADGDGNPLIGDLTDDMSGNCTTHEAAMTQDQCWSFQEMFPGGFTPNFGGVVEDSSLVAGLRGELKNGIGYDGTFSYGENTADFYIKNTVNASLGPDTPTSFSPGKYVQQETGASLDFTYFEVDTWSFAWGAEYRRETFEIYNGDVPSFEIGPLAAQGFGIGSNGFPGFKPEDAGSWTRSNIGIYADVEKELTDDFLMTAAIRYENYDDFGGTTNGKLSAIWNATEYFSLRGAASTGFRAPTVGQNNVRNVTTAFGPNGLQDQATLPPTNPISVQKGGKPLEPETSVNLSVGGVLTAGDFFLTVDYYHITLEDRISQTSPIELTDQDKQDLVEQGILDAGSFSAVRYFTNDFDTTTQGVDLVANYTPEWFEGSSFSLAYNWTETKVDSYNPENIGESKVKSLEEALPHHKGTLTWNQDLTDEFRSLVRMNYYGAYWEDHLDSNGDLPIDVSSAVTFDVELGYDVNENWSLALGAQNILDTYPDDNPWAGEAGAAYPVTSPYGFNGGFYYGRVNYTF